CGCATCCTGACTCGGGCCTACAACGACTGGGTGTACGACTACTGCGGTGCGGACCGGCGACGGCTTTTCCCCTGCGCCGTCTTGCCCATTCAGAGCGTCGAGCACTCGGTGGAGGAGCTGCGTCGCGCCGCAAGGCTCGGCTTTAAAGCGGCGGCGGTCCGCCCGTGTTTCTGGAACGGGCGGTATCCCACGCTGCCCGAATTCGATCCCCTGTGGCGGGAGTTCGAAGACCTCGGGATCGTCCTCGCGATGCATACCTTCCCGTCGAGGGAAGCGCTCACTCCGGAGTGGGCGCAGCGGATCGCCCGGACGCGGGCCTCCGGCCAGGGTTTGCTCTTCACCGACGAAAGCGTCGTCTACTCGCCGGGGCAGTTCGTGAGCAACATCGTCTTTGCCATGGATCCCCACATCGATAGCTCCGAGTCGCTCGGGTTCATCTTCGAGGCCATGACGTGGCTGACGACGGTGTTGATGAGCGGATGGCTGGAGAAGTTCCCGAAGCTGAAAGCGGCGGTCCTGGAGTCAAACGCGACGTGGCTCCCGTTGGCTCTGTCCCGGAGCCGGAATTTCCTCGACCTCTACGCGTTTCAGCGCGGCCGCGAGGTCCGAGATCCCTACGAGGTCTTCTACGAACGCTGCTTCATCGCGTT
The DNA window shown above is from Candidatus Rokuibacteriota bacterium and carries:
- a CDS encoding amidohydrolase family protein translates to MMTKNFAIFDCDSHVVEPPEIWDEYVPSTVRAWVKTQFHFHTDTELLCINGRVVPAARERSNAAEVGWPRWDKKLIGSLTPGTDEWKEKLGRLAGCRDPHARLRDMDALGTDQVMLFPTWFVRLALVRDPEAARILTRAYNDWVYDYCGADRRRLFPCAVLPIQSVEHSVEELRRAARLGFKAAAVRPCFWNGRYPTLPEFDPLWREFEDLGIVLAMHTFPSREALTPEWAQRIARTRASGQGLLFTDESVVYSPGQFVSNIVFAMDPHIDSSESLGFIFEAMTWLTTVLMSGWLEKFPKLKAAVLESNATWLPLALSRSRNFLDLYAFQRGREVRDPYEVFYERCFIAFESDEEPVYRMWDVYENIGIWSSDYPHHDAEDAWEALELMERHKVPSDVEAKLLGENARRLYGIDPVLVVKERIDAYEPAKLPW